TGTGAAAGTGATACTAAAAGCACAATGAAATAGTACTGGTGAAGGAAGAACAACGCAGTGTTAAGAAGAACAGAGCAAGTGGAAAAAAGACAGTGACTTTAATCTAATAATAGTGGAAACTGCTAgaaaagtgaagtgaaaataaaatgcagaAGGAAGTCAGAGTGTCGAAAACAGGGGAACTTCAGTTTATCACAATGTTCGACAAATTCGACCATAACCCTTCGTTTAGTGGGGACGCCCAAGTAAAAGTGATGAACATTTTAGAAAATCACAGTCAAGCCCACGAGAACCATGATTGGAAACTGTGGTTAATCgtaatattgtgtgtgtgtcaactaGTATATGCACTATGGAAAGCATATAaagcaataatgaaaaaacagaCTGTAAGAGCTATACAAATTGCAAACGCAGCCCGAGTGTAAATCGACAATGGGCATAAGACACCTATAGTGTAGTAAAACAAgttaaaaaaagtaaaaactaGTGGAAGGCGAGACCACGGATCATAAACTTGACCGGCGGGATCCCAAGAGACAGGAGTCTCCAACGAGGaagaaatacatgtacatatGGATGAGGATTATCCGGAACAGCTACAAGCGACGAGGATGACATCGAGCACCATCAAACACGCTATATTGAGTAAAGTATAAAATAAGCGATTTTTTatagtaaaatgaaataagaaataatcataaacGAAAGTTAAAGGTCATGCAAAAAGTAAACGATTCAGTAACGGGTGCAAATGGACATTATTGACAATTATATACACaggttgaaaaacattttaagcaaCTTTAAAAAAGCACCTAATCGACGTTACAGGCATTCTACATTAACCAATAGATTGCACGAAGTAAAATTAGTATATAACAACATTATAACATTAGTAGACGACTTGgaagaagataaacaaaaatttgcactAAAAGTAGCAAGAGAAATTGTTGCTAATATCAGAgcaattatattacaaaaactagaaggaacaaaattaatatcgtttaaaacaattgcattaataatttttgCTTGTTActtggaataaaaaagcaaaaatggctACTCTCGATATGAAAACAGCCACAGCATTGGTACAGGTATACAATGGAGAGGCTGacaaattaaacacttttattgATTCAGCACATCTAGTGAAAGATTTTATACCAGTTGAACAAGAAGCAATGCTAGTAAGATTCCTAAAAACAAGGTTAGCAGGTAAAGCAAGAATTGGTTTACCACAAAGTATAGTAACTTTTAAGGAACTAATAGAAGATGTCAAAAGCAGATGCGAGGAAAAAACAGATCCTCACAAAATCATAGCAGAACTAAAAGCGGTTAAGAAAAGGGAACCGAAAGCAATGTGTGAACGAGATAGAACTCCTCACAATGAAACTGAAAGAGGTCTACTTACAGCAAGAAATACCAAGCAAAATAGCAAACGAAATGGTAATCAAAGTAGGAGTAGATACCCTCATAgaaaaaaccaccaaccaggaaacaaaaacattactgAAAGCCAGACCCTTACCTCAATATCAGAAGcagtacaaaaactgctagaaAATGAAAGCACAACCACGCACGCTCAAGTGCTATACAATAGGCAAAATAGATACACACCCCGTTTCCACTCTCAAAACAGCTACCAATCGCGATTTAGTAGTAATAACAACTACAATAACAGATACCCACAATACAATTACGAAAGACCCCGAAACCCTAACAATAGAATGCAAAACAGCGACAATTACAGACGCAATTTTTcgcaaaatcaacaacagaaCAGGTACAGGAATGGAGCATATAGTTCCAATCCTCGAAACATGGGATATAACAACCCAAGAGACAGGCTAGCTATAACCCATTACAATGGAAATAACACCAATGCTAGACGAGTCTACATTGCTCAAGAGGATCAAGAGGCCGAAAATGTTTGGAGACAGAATTCTagattgaattttaatatgGCCCAAGGCAGAGAAACTTACCGTAACAACAGAGGTAACAATTTTTTAGAAGATCGAACACAGTCCACAACAGATTGCCAATCCTTGCAGTAAATTTATCTGCATGTAACTatgtcaaaataaaacttgATATGGCTAATGATGAGTATTCAACTCTCATTGTGGACACAGGAGCTGACATATCACTATTTAAAGTTGATAAAGTCAAACCTAAACAACAAGCATATACGGACGAAAGAATAAATCTGACCGGaatctcaaacaaaacaatcagcacTCTAGGCACAACCATgactaaaatacattttaaaaataactcaTTAGAACATAAATTCCATTTGATAACGAAAGATATTGAATTAAATGCAGACGGAATTCTAGGAAGAgacttttttacaaaacacagaTGTAACATTGATTATGAACACTGGTTATTAAATTTCATGCATGAAGGAGAAACAATCTCACACCCAATCGAAGACAGTagagaaagaaattttatgctaCCGATGCGAAGTGAGGTAGTACGCAGGATTTATTTACCAACATTGACAGAAGattcaataattttctctCAACAAATCCAAGCAGGTGTATTTTGCggaaatacaattatttccaaaactaatccatttgtaaaatttataaatacaacTAACGAAAATGTAGTcatcaatgaaaataattttttcccTACAATAGAACCACTGAGAAATTTTTACATCCTAAATACAACTCGTAGCAAGCCAATGAAAGATAATAGCCGTCTTAACAGTATTTTAGAAACCATCAAGATTGAAAACATTCCTACATATGCACAGAAAGAATttagaaaaatcataaatacatattcagatattttttgcaCCGAAAATGATCCAATCACTACAAACAATTTCTACAGTCAGGACATAATACTTAAAGATAACATTCCATCCTACATACCCAATTACAAACAGATTCATTCTCAAactgaagaaataaacaaacaagtccAAAAGTTGTTACAAAATGACATAATAGAACATTCTGTATCATCTTACAACTcaccgatccttttggtacCAAAGAAATCGGATGACGTTAATAAAAAGTGGAGATTAGTCGTAGATTTTCGACAATTGAATAAGAAAATCCAACCAGACAAATTTCCATTACCACGGATTGACACTATACTGGATCAACTAGGAAGAGCCAAGTACTTTAGTAGACTTGATGTCAGGCTTTCATCAGATCCCTCTCGAAAATGACTCACGCAAGTTTACAGCATTCTCAACCCCGTCTGGACACTTTCAGTTTACCagaatgccatttggattgaatataaGTCCAAATAGTTTTCAGAGAATGATGGCGATAGCCATGGCCGGGCTAACACCAGAACTTGCTTTTGTATATATAGACGATATAATCGTTACTGGATGTAGTGTACAGCATCATATCAGTAATTTAGTTAAGGTTTTTGATAGACTTAGGAAATATAATCTAAAGCTTAATCCGAATAAGTGTAGATTCTTTAAAACAGAAGTAACATACTTAGGTCATAAAATAACAGATAAGGGAATTTATCCGGATGACgcaaaatttgatacaatCAAAAGCTATCCTATTCCAACCAATGCAGACGAAGCAAGACGTTTTGTCgcattttgtaataattatcGTAAATTTGTACAGAATTTTGCTAAGATTGCAAAACccatcaataaattaattaagaaagatgttaaattCGAATGGACCCATGAATGCCAAGAAGCTTtcgataaattaaaacaatgtcTACTTTCACCTACAATTTTGCAATACCCAGATTTTACCAAACAGTTTATAATTACCACAGATGCATCGGATATGGCATGTGGTGCAGTACTATCACAAATTAcgaatggaaacgatttaCCAATCGTGTTTGCGAGTAAAAGTTTCAcaccaggagaaaaaaataagccaattatCGAAAAAGAGCTTACTGCTATACACTgggcaatcaattattttaagccTTACGTTTATGGtcgaaaattcaaaatacgAACAGACCATAGACCATTAGTAtatttatttggtatgaaaaacccTACTTCTAAGTTAACTAGAATGAGATTAGATTTAgaagaatttgattttgaaatagAATTTTTAGCGGGAAAAGCTAATGTTGCAGCAGATGCACTCTCAAGAATAGTACTTGATTCTGAGAAATTAAAAGCATcaatccccaaaaacaaagaagccgCTCAAACCGTACCAATAAAAAGTACGATATTAATGGTAACAACCAGAGCAATGACAAaccagaaacgaaacgaaacaaaaaaggagtgtcataaaaaggaagataaCCAATCGCGGCTTGATCAACCAGCGATGTGGCAAACAGATAAACCCACAGAGGTATCCAAACTATTGAAACTAAAGTcgacaaaaacaatgaaaggaATAGAACTCGAAATATATTATCACAAAGAGAATAAAGCGCTAGGGTCGATAATAATccccataaaagaaaattcacatggaaatggaagtcAAACATTAGAGTTTGCTCttctaaaaatgtgtaaaattgcaaaacgatataaaagaaacaaaatagctaTGTCTAATGAAGACatcttattcaaatattattcccaTGAAACCGTAAAGGAAATTGCCAACAAATCCATTTCAGGTTGTAACATCATTCTGTACATTCCAACTAGATGGATaacagaaagggaagaaaggctGAGAATAATCAACGATTATCATATGACCCCTTCGGGAGGACATATAGGTCAATACAGactatatttgaaattaagagaaaaatacagatggaaaaatatgaaggAAGATATAAAAAAGTTTGTGAGAAATTGTCAAGCATGCATAGTTAATAAGACAAATAGGCATACGAAAGAGGAAACAGTTGTGACGACAACTCCCTCGAAACCATTTAGCGTAATTTCAATAGACACAGTAGGACCATTACCCAAAACCGACAATAATAATCGTTACGCAGTAACAATTCAATGCGAACTCACTAAATATGTAGTAATAATACCGATTATTAACAAGGAAGCAAATACAATAGCAAGGGCTTTAgtcgaaaattttattcttactttcggaaacatcttagaaatgaaatcagatcaaggattagaatacaataacgaaattcttagcaaaatcgctgaaattttagaattaaaacaaacctttgCTACAGCATACCACCCACAAACAATAGGATCTTTGGAAAGAAATCATAGATGTCTCAACGAATATTTAAGATCATTTTCCAACGACCACCATGATGATTGGGATgattggacaaaattttatgaattcgtttacaacaccacaacccaTACAGACACCAACTATACTCcatttgaattagtttttggcAGAACAGCTTATTTACCCCaagaaatattcaaacaaaaagtaGATCCAATTTATAATATCGAACAATACTATAATGCAATGAAATTCAAGCTTCAAAAATCACACGAAATAGCCAGAGGAAATCTTAtagctgcaaaagaaaaaagaaaagttgcattcaatgaaaaattaaaccccatACACATTAAAATAGGTGATGAAGTATAtttatcaaatgaaaacagaaaaaaaattagatccattatacataggaccattcatagtaacagaaattgagaatactaattgcaccattagaaattgtaccacacaaaaggaaacaacagtacataaaaacaggttaattaaatatacaggagaataacttcaatcattatcattccttacgttattctactaaaaggggggaggtgtagcatatctgctatacagtcttaaaaacattcaccccatgtcttatgttgaaattcgccccatgctcctctatcaagatattagaaccagaactgcaataaacaattaacgcaaatagcataaacctcaggcgcaattaaatcaaacataaatcgctcacaagttacaggtactcattcaatgcacacaagttgcatgtacaaacccaataggcaaaacaaaacatacaccatagaagcgtcgaccgcgcaaagagcttacgcaaactcaatccatacccgatcaatacgcagcgtcaaaaaaaacccatcgcgacctcattgcaagacagtacaggtgcgcttcacgccagagttgcaacctttgcaatatagcaatagaccctattgcttgacttggttcaagttaacaacaggaaacgacctgtccatacatagcttatatgaaacagaactaagccgcccaataaataagaactagaactcaagaaaacaattaaaccaaccaatcaaaattcagacaaacaaaagcatcaaatttcaactagttcgatatctaggttaatggaaaattccatcaaatttgtactcacgatgtttacccgtaattatgttataaaataaagattgacaattgactaggcagtcactcggagGCACTCGCGgctacgtgcacacgctgttactgtcgtagttgatcgttatgctcaactaaagaagtctagtgttttattggggactctgtcccaatccgtactgaaagaaatgtagacctatacatggtgtgttgtcccgtggtgatcacgtatgaccgtgttgtatctatgggacaagcagttatattacaCCCCTATTACCAAATCGATTGGCTGCGATTTGTTAAATTCCGGATCAGCCAGCTCAAGGCCCTTCGGGATACACCAGTGCCTAATGCGTACGCTTTCTGAAGGAATATTAGAGgttaattgatccatcaacATAAATTGCACGCCACAACTGAAATGCTGCCTTTTCGACCGAATCTCAGCGAACACAGATTCACGAACATTACGAGATACATTACCAGCTCCCGACACCTTTACATTCGCTGGCGAACGCCTTAATTGAAGCAGATGTGCAATCCTTTCCGTCATTAGGTTGGCTTGCGAAGCACTATCCAAAAGAGCACGCACCGAGTGCTCCTTGCCGTCAGCATCCACGACGTTCAGTCGTATATTAAGGTGAGTATTGTCCATTGCAGATTGGTGATTCATCGAGATTCTAATATTCTCATCTTTCTTTGTAGGAAATCTATTAGCGTTGCGCAATCCGGCGTCTCGACCGTAGATGCATGATCTTCCCAAGTTTTCTGCGTCTCTTCCGGTAGCTTCAGACAAAGCACGTATTCCAGAATAGTGCTCCACTTATCAGTTGGCTCTCCGAGCTGGTGGAGCATTTTCACGTGATTGTCAAACTCGTCCACTAATTTGTGAAGCGCTGCGTGCGATTCCTTCTGCACTTTCGATATGTTAAACATGGCTTGCAGGTGTCTCTTTTTCTGCAAATACTCGTTGGCATGTCGTTCGACCAACGTTTTCCATGCAATTGGATAATTTTTTGCCCGCAATGGAATGGAATCGAGCAGCTTGGCAGCTTCTCCCTTCAAAGCTGCCCGCAGGTAGTGGAACTTTTGAATATCGAGCACCTCGGTACTTTTATGAATGAGCGCCTCGAAAGTATCCTTAAAAGCACCCCACTTCATTTCGTCACCATCGAACTCAGGCAGCGAAATTCTTGGCAGCCTTATTTCCGCGGCTGGGTGTTGGCTAGTAGTTGCAGCAGCAGGATGCGTTAATGGCATCAAACCCTGAAGGCTTGCCCGCACGGCCATTATGGTATCCTCCATCATGGCCCTGGACTGACTCTCAAGCGCGCGTTCCTCCGGTGCAACGCCATTTTCGATGAATTGTTGCACTCCGTCGTATTCAGCAGCAACTCGCTCAATTTCAGCAGCATAAAAAGGAACCTTTAGTGCGTCGCGTTCAGGCACAAAACTCGCGGTAAATGCGGCAGCACGGTTAACCTTTTCTTCTAGCGTCATCCTTCTGGAACATAGATCAGCTAGTGATGCCATGATACCGAAACGTTTCAAATGAAAAGGCCGGTTGTTAACGATAGAAGCGGGTACGAGACAGGAACAATTTTCACAGACGAAAAACGGCTCAACACGAAAAAACGCGAAATGTTCAACGAACAGTCAACAGCCAATGTTCACAATCAAACAACCGCGATACACTGCATACAGTAGTGCATGTAAGTGAAGGCAACAAAGTGTACAATTGTTAACATTCAACACAAAGTGCACAATTTCAAGACACGCAGCAATGGTTAGCCCGGGCAAACAATAAACAGTGTCACTCCGAAAGAAAcaaatcctggtcacggcaccaaatgTTCGCGATCGATGCCTACGTTGTGTTTAAAAGTTTCTTTCAACTAGTGCAGTGAGTTTAAGCGAGTTTTCCGGGGTTTCGCGGTTTAATTTACAATGCTGGTGAAATTACAACTCAGAAACGGCCCTAGCACTAACACAGTTACAAATAACGGTAACGCTGCCCCAGTGAAAATATTCACGGTATCGGTTGAGAAGCGAGCGGATTGATAAAAAACTGTCAACAATAATTAGCCACAGGGAAAGTGTAAACAGACACTATACAAACCGATACGTGTGTGGTTCTTATTGACACGATCCAACCGAAACAAAATAGCCAATCCACAAAATGGGAAATTACCTGTAAGCATTGCAAATTTCCAACATAAATCTGTAACCATAGCCCAACTGCAACCAACTATTACGTCTGCTTCTAACTTCAATATTTTAGAAATCAAAACTTCGCAACACAATAGCGATCATGCTAaccaattgttgaaaaaactTGATTTATCACATCTACACGATGACGATAAAGATGTTATTGCCAAAATTTATCTCAAATATAACGACATGTTCTGTCTGCAAAACGATAAACTAAGCACTACTAAAATTTACGAAACTTCTTTAACAATTAATAATAACACTATGcctatcgctatacaaattttagttggaggcgacgcataacgtttccatggtaacattatttcccacattcATGGATCATTTTTGATTTTACATCTCTTCTTTCAACGGCTTCTAAGATTCTCTCGCCAATACCGGATCCCCGAGAACAACGGCAACTGGGTTGCGGATCCGACGGGCAATGTGGCAGCAGTATCGACAGGAaggtaccccatccaacgcattATCGAGAATCGACGGGATCGCTTCGTCGTGATCGAGATGCGTGGCATCGTTTTCTGCTCCGTGTACCTACCACCAGTGGGTCCCGATTCGACTGTAGAGGATTTCCGGCGCAAATGGACAGAGATTGCGTCGGTGATACCGCGGAACCGGGACACCGTGATTGGCGGCGACGTCAACGCctggtcaagagcgtggggcatggaacgcagaagcaacgatggagagcggGTGCACAGGGGCGCGGTGGTGATGGACGCAGCGGCGTCGCTGGGACTGGTCCTGTTGAATCGGGGCAACCATCCAACATGGAGCGGTCACAGTGGTCGCAGCTCCATCGTCGACGTATCCTTCTGCAGCCCGTCGCTCATGGGAGACAACGACTGGCGCGTCTGTGACGAAAATCCGAGCGACCACAACACCATCAAGTTCACGGTCGAGCGGACGACGGCACAACAGAACCTGGGACAGAGGGAGCAGCAAACGGCGGAGTGTAGGTGGGCGACCCGATTCTTCAACAAGGACCtcttcgttgaagtcatgggctcgctggacatccacaaccacaccctcttggcggacgagctgacacaggccatgacaaccgcctgcgacgcgacgatgccgagattgcctgcggcccgaggaagacgacgatcggtgtactggtggaacgaggagattgcccagctacgccgcaactacatcgggatgcggagacggctcaggagagcacggacggacgaccagcgagaggaacgacggccggcctgtacagcagccagagcagcattggagcaagcggtgaagcgaagcaagagggaatacggcgaacagctacctgaacagctagggccccacggattcgggccgggttacaagatcaggaagcagcagtggactggagcgcgcgtaccgatggaacgggacccagcgaagctccagcacatcgtcggcgaactttttccggagcgaCCGCCCATGGAGTGGCCCGCAGCGGCCAGATTGTCGGAAGAGGACATCGACCGGGATCCCGTCACCGAGGAGGagctgttgagcattgcaaaatcgctcaacccgcagcgagccccgggcgacgacaatatcccgaacgtggccctgatagcggcgatgacggcctttcccggtgtcttcaggagaacgttccagcactacatccggacaggctacttcccggacgaatggaagaggcaacggttagtgctgttctccaagacggggaaaccacccggggaaccgtcgtcgtaccggccaatctgcctactgagcgtcctcgggaaagtactggagcgactcattcagcgcagactcacggagcatcttgacgcgacgggtggtctgtctgacgcccagtacggatttcgaaagggacgctctacgatggacgccatcaacagggtgctcgccaacggaaagatcgcgctcgacaagaagggcaagggcgaccgactgtgtgcgatggtgacaatcgacgtgaagaacgccttcaacacggctaactggacagcgatcggagaggctctgcagcgaaggaacacgccaccctacctcctggcgatgctgcggaactacttcgagaatcgcacgctccactacgagacggacgaaggattggtctcgctaccagtgtcggcgggcgtggctcagggttcggttctagggccaacactgtggaacgtcatgtacgacgaccttctccgtctggagctgttcgggaagcgtgcggacatcatcgggtttgctgacgacgtgacgttcaccctcgttggacgggacacgcaggacatcagcgcccttgctacgaggaacctggagacgatcgagcgttggatgggaggagtgggattgcagctggcccatcacaagaccggctacatgatcttctgcacccatcacaccccgcagataggccaactacgagcggggacacacacgatcgaatccacggagacgctcaagtacctcggggttgagctctgccgcaaacagcaccacggtcgacatctagaggaggtttgcaacaaggcgactcgtatcacgaacgtcttgaccgccctgatgccgaacaagtgtggcccaaaaagcagcagaaggagacccctggtgaacgtcgggaatagcattgtccgctacgctgcgccagcgtggggacggaagcttctacagaggaacactcaccgcaccacagtccagaggtcgcatcgcaccggagtgcttcgagtggccagcgcattccaaacggtttcatacgacgccgcctgcgtggttgcaagcaccatcccgttagttctcctcctagaggaggacatccgctgccacgacgaaaaggcagcgaggggaggtccagcaccagacatacggaagcggcagcgagaagagaccatggagcgctggcaacgccagtggacagccggcgcagagcagcagagttcgccaggtttgaagacaaggaggctgatcccgaacatcagttcatgggttggccgcaagcacggggaaatagatttctatcttacccaagtcctaacgggacacgggttcctgcggagctacttcgtcaacaaaggtatcctggagggctcgcctaactgtCCGGAGTGTGTgcatgacgtggaagatgtcgaccacgtgatgttccattgtccacggttcgcccgagcacaacacgagatgcagcaacagagccacacccgcttgacgatggacaaccttgccacggaaatgtgtgccagccgcagcacatgggaagcagtccggacggccgcacggacaatcttcaaaagcctccaagtgaggtggaatgaggagagtccgccgacggccagaagacgacggcagcagcgacggagGAACGTGGATCAACgggggcagcaatagcggccccccgccaccaacaacaccaggacaacggaaaacagaagcagcagcggtagcgacgagtaaccagagaagcagcaggagctaggacccacccgagagtggcggccacggacgggtggattctgaacaacagcagcagtagcagacggaagacacgaagcggcagcagcagcgaggacaaccaggaaggacgacgcagcagtgcgcaacagcaagggtgccacgcacacacgaccccgcatggagtactacgcacatcagcgcatcggcagggttcggatcaggtcgaggagtggtttagtgcggtcgcatcggttgcttgactcgcttcacgggtcaagcttcatggtgaatcccacataacccatctcgaggggcggtgtcaagccgcgatatgcccctctaggtgggtaccttttgaaggttccctccccgttaacaaaaaaaaaaaaaaaaaaaaaaaaaaaaaaaaaaaaaaaaaaaaaaaaaaaaaaaaaaaaaaaaaaaaaaaaaaaagattctctCGCCAACAatatatttttccatgtatactatggatttaccaaatggaagttttttacacgtattgacgtccacagacgcgctatttaagaatgtttttaattgtttaattgtcaaaaagatttaaattttggTAGGTGATACAGGGTGAATGGTTTCTTAACCAACAAAACTGGTACAAAT
This is a stretch of genomic DNA from Anopheles moucheti chromosome X unlocalized genomic scaffold, idAnoMoucSN_F20_07 X_unloc_1, whole genome shotgun sequence. It encodes these proteins:
- the LOC128307485 gene encoding uncharacterized protein LOC128307485, producing the protein MTLEEKVNRAAAFTASFVPERDALKVPFYAAEIERVAAEYDGVQQFIENGVAPEERALESQSRAMMEDTIMAVRASLQGLMPLTHPAAATTSQHPAAEIRLPRISLPEFDGDEMKWGAFKDTFEALIHKSTEVLDIQKFHYLRAALKGEAAKLLDSIPLRAKNYPIAWKTLVERHANEYLQKKRHLQAMFNISKVQKESHAALHKLVDEFDNHVKMLHQLGEPTDKWSTILEYVLCLKLPEETQKTWEDHASTVETPDCATLIDFLQRKMRILESR